The proteins below are encoded in one region of Anoplopoma fimbria isolate UVic2021 breed Golden Eagle Sablefish chromosome 19, Afim_UVic_2022, whole genome shotgun sequence:
- the cln6b gene encoding ceroid-lipofuscinosis neuronal protein 6 homolog, which produces MQTSSRRRQNSALHAATFMCSRAVRSAEEESVLSKPRFHLDLWLGFTVHSWILDVGRPVVTLFFPADWFPLNRPGAAEYLHILSNISTPLLLLRMLEHSPRTLPRTAVHLGIIAVVMGTSLHLVADSITRRLLLIGYQLHLSVREDPAMRSLQPSSLIDAFELLCYYDDTLGHLMWSVPLFLVLFLFFSGCFSQRSQEEKMPAAAWMLLLPTAAYYWFLITEGQTFILFIFTFFAMTAMVMHQRRRSLVPDGNGLFMLYSFSAALFLVAVWVACLWSDGVLRRKHPGLIYIPQPREVYTLHLRQDQKDNSGSEK; this is translated from the exons ATGCAGACGTCCAGCCGGAGGAGACAGAACTCAGCTCTGCATGCAGCGACCTTCATGTGCAG CCGGGCGGTCCGTTCTGCAGAGGAGGAGTCGGTTCTGTCGAAGCCTCGTTTCCATCTGGACCTCTGGCTCGGCTTCACCGTCCACAGCTGGATCCTGGATGTGGGCCGGCCCGTTGTCACG ctCTTCTTTCCAGCAGACTGGTTTCCTCTGAACCGACCCGGAGCTGCAGAATATCTTCACATCCTGTCCAACATCAGCaccccactgctgctgctcaga ATGCTTGAACACAGCCCCAGGACGTTGCCACGCACCGCCGTCCACCTCGGCATCATAGCCGTCGTCATGGGAACCAGCCTCCACCTGGTGGCTGACTCCATCACCCGGCGCCTCCTGCTGATTGGCTACCAgcttcacctgtctgtcagagAGGATCCGGCCATGAGGAGCCTCCAGCCCTCCTCACTG ATCGATGCCTTTGAGCTTCTGTGTTACTATGACGACACTCTCGGTCATCTGATGTG gtccgtccctctcttcctcgtcctcttcctcttcttctccggTTGTTTCAGTCAGAGGAGTCAGGAGGAGAAGATGCCGGCGGCGGCGTGGATGCTGCTCCTCCCCACCGCCGCCTACTACTG GTTCCTGATCACCGAGGGTCAGaccttcatcctcttcatcttcaccttCTTTGCCATGACGGCCATGGTGAtgcaccagaggaggaggagcctggTTCCCGACGGCAACGGCCTCTTCATGCTCTACAG tttctctgcagctctgttcCTGGTGGCGGTCTGGGTGGCGTGTTTGTGGAGCGACGGCGTCCTCAGGAGGAAACATCCAGGACTCATCTACATCCCACAACCTCGAGAGGTTTACACGCTCCACCTCCGTCAGGACCAGAAAGACaactctggttctgaaaagtga
- the fem1b gene encoding protein fem-1 homolog B: MESLAGYVYKAASEGRVLTLAALLLHNHPEAEVRFLLGHVTQVSGQRSTPLIIAARNGHDKVVRLLVDHYRVDTEQTGTVRFDGYVIDGATALWCAAGAGHFEVVRLLLSHRANVNHTTITNSTPLRAACFDGRLDIVHYLVEHNADIRITNKYNNTCLMIAAYKGHADVVKFLLEQGADPNATAHCGATALHFAAEAGHLEIVKELVRCRARMVVNGHSMTPLKVAAESCKADVVELLLAHADCDPSSRIEALELLGASFANDRENYDIQRTYHYLHMAMTERHRDPENAIAKELLPAIEAYGGRSECRTPRELEAIRVDRDALHMEGLMIRERVLGSDNIDVSHPIIYRGAVYADNMEFEQCIKLWLHALRLRQKGNRNTHKDLLRFAQVFSQMVHLKEPVLASAVEQVLSCSVLEIQRSMARVDAAAESELPQALDNYESNVFTFLYLVCISTKTTCDEEARARINKHIYDLIQLDPRSREGASLLHLAISSNTPVDDFHTNDVCSFPSAQVTKLLLDCGAQVNAVDHEGNTPLHVIVQYNRPISDFLTLHAIIINLVEAGAHTDMTNKQKKTPLDKSTTGVSEILLKTQMKMSLKCLAARAVRQHQIMYRNQIPKTLEEFVEFH; this comes from the exons ATGGAGTCTCTGGCCGGCTACGTGTACAAGGCGGCCAGCGAGGGCCGCGTCCTGACGCTGGCCGCGCTGCTGCTGCACAACCACCCGGAGGCCGAG GTCCGCTTCCTGCTGGGACACGTCACGCAGGTGTCGGGACAGAGGTCCACGCCGCTCATCATAGCGGCCCGCAACGGACACGACAAGGTGGTCCGGCTGCTGGTGGACCACTACCGGGTCGACACGGAGCAGACCGGCACGGTGCGCTTCGACGG CTACGTCATCGACGGGGCCACGGCGCTGTGGTGTGCTGCCGGAGCCGGTCACTTCGAGGTGGTGCGTCTGCTGCTGAGTCACCGCGCCAACGTCAACCACACCACCATCACCAACTCCACGCCGCTGCGGGCCGCCTGCTTCGACGGGCGCCTGGACATCGTCCACTACCTGGTGGAGCACAACGCAGACATCCGCATCACCAACAAGTACAACAACACCTGCCTGATGATCGCCGCCTACAAGGGCCACGCCGACGTGGTCAAGTTCCTGCTGGAGCAAGGGGCGGACCCCAACGCCACGGCGCACTGCGGCGCCACAGCCCTGCACTTTGCTGCAGAGGCGGGTCACCTGGAGATCGTTAAAGAGCTGGTGCGCTGCCGAGCCCGCATGGTGGTGAACGGACACAGCATGACGCCGCTGAAGGTGGCGGCGGAGAGCTGTAAGGCGGACgtggtggagctgctgctggcgCACGCCGACTGCGACCCGAGCAGCCGCATCGAGGCGCTGGAGCTGCTCGGCGCCTCGTTCGCCAACGACCGGGAGAACTACGACATCCAGAGGACGTACCACTACCTGCACATGGCCATGACGGAGCGCCACCGCGACCCGGAGAACGCCATCGCCAAGGAGCTGCTGCCCGCCATCGAGGCGTACGGCGGCCGCAGTGAGTGCCGGACGCCTCGAGAGCTGGAGGCCATCCGCGTGGACCGGGACGCCCTGCACATGGAGGGCCTGATGATCCGGGAGCGAGTCCTGGGCTCGGACAACATCGACGTGTCGCACCCCATCATCTACCGCGGCGCCGTCTACGCCGACAACATGGAGTTCGAGCAGTGCATCAAGCTGTGGCTTCACGCGCTCCGCCTGCGGCAGAAAGGAAACCGCAACACGCACAAGGACCTGCTGCGCTTCGCCCAGGTCTTCTCCCAGATGGTCCACCTGAAGGAGCCGGTTCTGGCCTCGGCCGTGGAGCAGGTTCTGAGCTGCAGCGTGCTGGAGATCCAGAGAAGCATGGCGCGCGTGGACGCGGCGGCCGAGTCCGAGCTGCCGCAGGCGCTGGACAACTACGAGTCCAACGTCTTCACCTTCCTGTACCTGGTCTGCATCTCCACCAAGACCACCTGTGACGAGGAGGCGCGCGCCCGCATCAACAAGCACATCTACGACCTGATCCAGCTGGACCCGCGGTCCCGTGAGGGCGCCTCGCTGCTGCACCTCGCCATCAGCTCCAACACGCCGGTGGACGACTTCCACACCAACGACGTGTGCAGCTTCCCCAGCGCGCAGGTCACCAAGCTGCTGCTGGACTGCGGCGCTCAGGTCAACGCCGTGGACCACGAGGGCAACACGCCGCTGCACGTCATCGTCCAGTACAACCGGCCGATCAGCGACTTCCTCACGCTGCACGCCATCATCATCAACCTGGTGGAGGCCGGCGCCCACACGGACATGACCAACAAGCAGAAGAAGACGCCGCTGGACAAGAGCACCACGGGCGTGTCGGAGATCCTTCTGAAGACGCAGATGAAGATGAGCCTGAAGTGTCTGGCGGCGCGCGCCGTCCGCCAGCACCAGATCATGTACCGGAACCAGATCCCCAAAACGCTGGAGGAGTTCGTGGAGTTCCACTGA